The Gadus macrocephalus chromosome 1, ASM3116895v1 DNA window AAGTTGCACCCCGCTGTGCAACACGTGAGTCTCTGGTTGGAAAGGTTTGCACGCTTCACTGTAGATACAGTGCAGATTCAGCTCGTTGTCATCTCCTCCCCACCCTGACTGTACCCACGGTGGGATGCGTGTGAGCGTGCTGCTAAACACGAGCTGATGAAACCGGATGAAACCGGAGCCCGCGCAGCAGCGGTCTGGGAGTGTTGTTCTTTGATTACTCGTTAGACCCATCAGTGagccagacgcacacacagcagcGCAGCCTCAGGAGGGATTTTAACCTCAACGATAAACTGTTTTATAACAACGTACTTAACCTCGGTTTGGCTTGTTAAGTCTGCCCGTTTAGCCCCTATCATCGTCCTAAGCGTGCCCAGGAGGGGGGCTTGTCTCCTGGGTTCCTCCTCAACTTTTCTACTAGTGTACCCCCTCTCAGATATTTTTCAGCTGAGTACCCCCCTTGCCggcataaaacaaacaaaaaaaacgaacatgaataatgtgtgtgtgtactatttGGCAGTATGAACATGAACATTAAAAGGGTGCAAATACCTTCAATTTAGTAAGAGACATGGGCCCGTGCTTCATGCAACTGTGGGCTAATTTTAGGTTCAGACCATGTAAAGGGGAAtcacattcaaatatattcTTCTTGAAACTGACGACGCTTTTGTGTTTCTGGATGTGATTGCTTTTTCACATATTCTCCTTGTAGTTAGATTTACGTTCCGACCACTTTCTCAATTTCCTTTTTGCCTAGCTTTAggaattaaaaaatgtcagtaCTCCAAACAGCCTCTAGGGGTACGCGCACCCACATTTGAGAACCAGTGCTCCAGCGGGCTCCTGCTGTGAATCCCTTTCAGACCGTCATTGTGTTTGAGGGCGGTACCAATGAAGTTGTTATCAGCTAACGGCtgtagaggaggagaaggcagaCGTACTGGCGATCTTCTCCTCCTTGGTCAACTGGCCCCAGGGGCCTTTCTCCTTCTGCTTGAGGGCCGTGTCCTCCTCGCTCAGGACGTCCTTGAAGGTCCTGTCCGGAAGTGGGGTGTCCAGACGGTTCCAGTAGAGCGGACGGGACATGTCCACCGCCGTCGACGCCTCTGTGGACGCAGGGGATCACGTCAGATCTCCGTTTTCTCAGCACGGATCAAGTACATGCATTATGTTTATTGTTGTTAATTCACCGATGTGAATCGTCTGCAGAGCGGGGCCGCTTGTTTATCGAGGCCCACAGCGTCATCTGCTGGTTGAAAACCCGAACTACGTGGCTGATTGCTCACGCAACATTGATTTCTAGACTGGGCATAGGGCATGGCGGGCATATGCCCGGTGGCCTgaagccttttatttatttttttattcatgccaAACTCGCGTCTAACGTAGCAGGCCACGTTAACTTCAATGCAGGCCACATTAACGTCAATTCAAGTTAATGCAAGTTAAACTGGCAGATCTGCCCTTTATCATGATTGATTGAAGCCTGGGCCAATGAGGTGAGGGGCAGGCCAATTACGTTTTGTAATTGTGTGCATGGCTAGTTACAACGCTGCTGCCGCcaggttgtttatttattctttattcttcatTGCATTTGTGTGACTGTCGCGGTGGCTGCCGCCAGGTTGTTTCTTTATTCTTCattctgtttgtgtgactgtcgtGCGTCTGCCTTACGAAGTAAAAGCTTGCTGTTTTGCACCGTCTGTGATGCGGTGGCGTCTGCTGGTGTGTGGTATGACGGCTTCCCTGAGTCATCCAGTCATTTCTTGCTTTAATAATGCATTGTATCACACAAGTAATGATATATTATTCATAGTTTAGCCTACAGTAttacaataattataattatattaactaaaatgaattaattaatattttttaatagaaTTCCTTTACTTAAATTTAAGTAACAAGGTTGAAAGAAATGACATCTAAAAAGTAATGTGACCTACGGTCAATAGATCATACTTTTGATAAGCCTAACAGTATTTTGGGAGAACTTTTCATAATGCTTCTCATAGTGTTAAAATGTTTGTGTCTCCTAGTGCACATTGATCGTTTAAGGCAGTGATTCCCAACAAGGGGTATATGGTACATATACCACCTGAGGTGCGCAAGCAAACTGCAGGGGGTATGTGGATAAATTAACGAATGTGTGCAGCATAGTCATTGCATGAGTGAAGGGGTACTCATGGTGTGACAAAAAGGCTTAAGGGGTACGCATGTCAAAAGCAGTTGGGGAAAAAACCCACGCTGTCACACAGCGCGCTTACATTTTTCCCCGTCAATACCTGGTGGTGGCCTGCTCTTGGTTAAAAATGCCCGGCCTGAAAAATTTCCCCAGTCCAGCCCTGGTTGTCCTCATTGTTAACGGCCTCCCTTGATTAATTACATCGTTAAATTACCTCTTTTCGGTTCAATAGTAGCCGTTTTATAGTGTGTTTATTATAGTAGCAGGCCTATTCACAGTGTCTCGTACCGCCTTCTCCATGGCTGGATGCCCTGGAGCAGACGGGGGTCAGAGCAGCCCCCGGCGGCCGGACCAGGAGCCTCCCTCCGCGGGTTGCGATCAGCCGAAGCATCTGGAGGACTGgcgaatatttatttttataaatatattacacTACATTAAATGCTATATCCTATATAGTGGTGGGTTGTATCACTTCACTGTATCGGTCAGTGAACTGTCTAAATCAGGCTGGCCTGAAGAGATGTTTTATCGTGTTTTATAATGTTTAACCCGGCCTTATCTCTAGGCCTAATAGTTTGGTTGAAAAGTCAAACAAAAACAGCCAAGGTCTGCCGACCTAAGCTCGTTCCAGAACTTGAATTAAACAAAGCACTGGTGTAAATGAGAACCAATGTCTTTAAAAACCGTAAACAGTAATCTGtactaaataaaaaatgttggTCAACTAGTGTCTCAAAATTGAACATGACTGTGAAAATATACGAGAATATAGTCAAATTCAAATGCAGTCTTGTGTGTGATCTGGTTCATGCAGCATTCACCATATTTAGTGTTTATTGTTATAATCTAAAAATAAATGAGCCGTTACTTTTTccgctctgcacacacacacacacacacacacacacacacacacacacacacacacacacacacacacacacacacacacacacacacacacacacacacacacacacacacacacacacacacacacacacacgcacacacgtatacacacacacatttgatttaagaatgtttttttaCACGTTTTTAACACATTTACACCAATGCTTTGTGTGATTCAAGTTTTGGAAAGAGTATAGGTTTGTAGAACTATGGGTAATTTTAAACTTCAGCCTCATGTATGAGCAGTGACCAAAAGCATTAGCTAAATTTACCCAACAAGATTTACCCAATCAGATTTGCCCGAGTATTAAAACACAACATTGTCTTTCACTGCACCAGTTGAAACATTGGTCTCGGTCTTTGTTCCAGTTTGATTCGACACACAAGAAgggaaacgcggcataacagGCTCATCCACCCTGAGCTGACCTGACAGGTTGTTACAGTCTGAGGATTGAACCTTAAATCACAGGCTACCTCACATTCAACCCAGTAAAGAGGTTGTTTATTGGACTGTTGAACCTTAATACTCTTATTGGAGTAGAATATTACAACTTTTACGCTTACTCTTGCAAACTTTTAAGATATGTGATAGTATTTTTTTAGGATATTTCTCAAGTACAGAATGTAAAATAtagaatatttatatattatttttatttaatatatatatattttgcacCAGTGCTACCACATATCATTCCTGCACGTCCGTTCGGTTCCCCAGggagcaaacacaaacacacacacacacacacacacacacacacacacacacacacacacacacacacacacacacacacacacacacacacacacacacacacacacacatgcacaaacgcacatacacgcacacacacacaaacacacttcagtTCATACTTAAATGAAT harbors:
- the LOC132458823 gene encoding cytochrome c oxidase subunit 4 isoform 2, mitochondrial; amino-acid sequence: MLRLIATRGGRLLVRPPGAALTPVCSRASSHGEGEASTAVDMSRPLYWNRLDTPLPDRTFKDVLSEEDTALKQKEKGPWGQLTKEEKIAIYRLAFQRTYPEMKQSTGEWKTVVGGIFIFLGLTGLVVIWQSHYVYPPQPRTFGEDWQARQLQRMLDMRVNPIEGFSAKWDYEKGQWK